tgtcatcattccagcggcacaggaagtgattctctaagaagcggtttcttgacatgacgaagacgctgccaaaaagtcagaaaattcaaataaagatgaaagacaacggttccagctgttgctgtctagcaaaggatgtgtctaaacttaaaAGCACTTAGCTGCAATGGGAacaagctcttactgtgaaggaatgagtgaaggacaaaaaggtgaatttgtgttcaaaataaggctgacagctgaactcaacgtgtctggctggggtttgctacattgcgtgacctaaatatgtagcggacggcaggaattgatgggactcagaaacagcccacagtttaatcatttgttccttgtatgatttccaactgataaatcacagtcaatttgtagtaggattgcaatcatgtgatcgtcactgggtaactgacacagtgttcacatcggTGGTTACAGCGACGCTGTGCCGGCTGATATACctcccaatgggaaatctttaacaaagctgtagatccagactataagccgcatcactgccaaaatctaatcacttggtccttgtgtcatttctgaccttctctgaaaatttcatccaaatttgttgctccgtttttcagtaatgtttcacacagacagattcacagacaaacgtacgctgattgtcacataactctgccccttccttggcggagtaaaagtGCAACTAAAACAACAATACTGAGTTGTCTATGATACCCTCCATGTTTCTGCACTCTAAAAACTCCCTTTTTACAAATTTGTTGAAGAAAAACTTATTTTcctgaaactgtaaaacatgCTTTCATGAACACATTCTGTGACATATGAcagacaaaatacacaattatGGATTTTATTGAAAATAGTCTCTTTATTTGACACTGATTTATCATCTCTATCAGAAAAAAAGGTATTTGTACTCAATGAGAAAGCCTGGCAAACTTGTCAAGACCTCAGTGGGCGATTTAAGAAAGACTGGCAGTGCCTTGCACTGCTTGAAGCAGACAAAAGGTGGAGACATAGCTTCAGGAATGGCCTTGGATGATAACATCAACGCCAAGTGAAGACAAATGCTGTAATGTGGGGGTGCCAGTAGAATCCTTTATTCAACACCTTTCATGAACTCCAGGAATTCTGTTAGAGACAACAAACAAGTCAGTATGTAAACATCAATAAAGCAAAAGTGAAGCTGAACTAGGGTAAGGAAAATCAGTGGGCCATTTTTAACTTTAAGCCATTCTAACTGAAGTTCTATTATTCAGTAAAACCCAGATCATACTTCACATgtaacaactacaaaaaaatacaagttaTTTCCTATatactgaaataataaaattaagatatttagtacaatgaaacaacacatttaTGGTCTTGTATATTAAACAGCATATTTTGGTAAAGGAATTTGCAATGTCCCATTGTTACAACTGGTTTTGGAATGAACCCTATAGTACCCCTATGCTTAAATTATTGTAGGAAAAAGAGTCACAGAGAATGAGTGATAAGCTATTCAGTCTGTTGATAAATATTATCCAGTGATATACAAACCTGTAACATTCAGCTTTCTGCAAATTTAAGTTACAAATCCAAAATATTTGCATATGGAAATAGTTTTTGTGGCACAAAGTTGGTGTATCTTAGTTCCTGTTTGGCTATAAACTGACTGGCTTACATACCATCATAATCAATTTTGCCatcattgtttttgtctccatcCTTCATCAGCTCTTCAATGTCATCTTCAGTGATGGCCTCTCCAGTGGACTCCAGCATACTCTTGAGTTCTTCTAAGTCTATGTAACCATCTCCATTCCTCAATACAAGACAAAGAAATCAGTCTTATACTCATATGGGACACCTTTTGAGTTGTACTGTGCTAACACTAAGCTGATTTATATGTACTCTGGTAGACCACAAAATCTTTGTCCAACATGGTCTGCTGCATTGTTAAGTTGAATGTCTTGATCGATGTCACAAAGAGAGTTCTATTTGACTTTTCTGATATATAAAACATCATCTGTCAATCTACAAGTGGGACAGCAGGACAGTAATTTCTTATATTAACATGACGGTGTTTCCTTTGAAATATTTAGTAagtgagcaaaaacagaaagaaaaacctaCTTATCAAACATGCGGAAAAGTTCGGCCAACTCCTCCTCTGATTTTCCTTTGCTCTCCTCCTTCATGCAGCGAACCATCATAACCAAGAACTCATCAAAGTCTACTGTGCCACTGCCTGTGAACACACAGCATGATAATATAAAGACATTTTACACCTTGGTATCACATCTTCAACTTTTTAATCTCTAATGATCTAATTTCTCCCTTATGCCATGAAACAAACATGCTTTTTATGGCTACAGAGAAGGGATCCAACAGTGTGAATGATGCTGACATACCATCCTCATCTACCTCATCAATCATCTCCTGTAACTCTTCAGGTGTGGGATTCTGCCCCAGCATTCTCATCACCTTCCCCAACTCTTTAGTGCTGATACAGCCATCCTCAGCATCCTGAATGAAGATGTCAAATGCAGCCTTGAACTCTGGAAGAGATACAGCAGCTGTTACTGAGATAGATgttaaagtcacaaaaacaaacatttcatgtcaaaaatatttaacaaataggACATACAAATAATTTAAAGAGAAGGGCTTGTAAAATCATTCTGGGCCCACAAACGTCATAATGAATTGGTAGTGCACTGTTAAATAGATTAGTAATTCCTCAGAAAGAACTGTAGTTTTATTCTAATCACagataaaatatgaaatttaatTGAAAGCATAGCCTAATtagataacatttttttttttttaaatcttgatttatttttggatattttattctgcatttaGCCCTTAGGATATATCAAGTTATCCTCTCATATGAGTCAAAGCAAGTGATCATagataaaactgaatatttacCAGTGTTGCACATTATGTGATCTGCTTAGTAACCTGCTTACTTCAGTAGAAATAGATTCTATAAATACCTATGAATAGACACAGAAGCAGCTGCACTTGTTTTGTGTAAAAGTAGAGAACAACTTATACTGTCTTGTGTTACATGGAATTGCTAGTTATTATATCGAGTCATAATGTCTGTAACCTGAAAAGCTGTGGTGTGGGAGCTGGACGAGAGCAGTTTTTGAGCAAAAAAGGGCAGCAAATGGCCAGAACAGTGATGTTTAGGAGAAAGGCAAGGAGAAATATGAAGGCTAAGTCAGCTGAGGTTTCACATTGTGAATAGGGTTTGCAAATTTTAACACTGTTCACTACAAGAGCACCATATTCGGAACTTAAAAAGATCCATTTCCAACCATGATCTTCCGCTTATCCATTGTCAGGTCACACTGGCAGCAGGCTAAGTAGAGCATTCTACATGCCCCTCTCacagcaacattttccagtttttccagGGCTCTCCCAAGGCTTTCCCTGGCCAAATGAAATATGTAATCCCCTCAGCCAGTCCAGTTGGATGTTTCCAGAAAACCTCTGAAGGCATCCAAATCAGATTTAAACCACCTTAGCCATTTCCTTTAGCCAAGAAGGGGCAGTAACTGCTactcattttgaccattttatcTGCACTcttatttttttggtcactacccagagcttaTCACCATAAGTGAAGGTTAGAACATAGATCAACTGGTAAATGGCGAGTCACGCTCCATTTTACTGCTACTTGATAACAAGGTCCCAGGATACTTAAACTTCATTGCTTGGGGAAGCAGCTCCATCCAAACCTAGAGGGAGGAATCCACCATATTCTGGCATAGTACCACGACCTTAGACTTGAGGTGCTGACTCTCATCCCAGGTGTTTCATACTGGTCCATTGGCTTATAACAAAGACTGTGGTACCCTCCTGCAGTACCCTCCATATGGTTCTGTTTGAGACATAATCAGGGTCTTCTCCAAGTCAACAAAACACATATGGCCTGGATGGTTGAGGATTAAACAATatttagataatggatggatgaatggtaCTTAATGCTGCAGAGCAGAGACATTTTATGGCTTTCAGTTGAAACCAAGTACAGCTGTTGAgcgctgcacagtggcttggtggttagtgcCTTTCccttgcagccagaagatccccagtttgtgtccccacctgcatggaatttgcatgttctccctgtgcagtgtgggttttctctgggtactccagcttcctcccacagtccaaaaatatgctgaggttaattggtgactctgaattgtccataggtgtgaatgtgagtgtgattatttgtcactacgtgtagccctgtgatagatcccctgccttcactctaagtcagctgggatagactccagcccctctgcaaccctaatgaggattaagcgatgtgtggataatggatagatggatagttGTTGAGCTCCTATAAGGTTTGTGgaaaagtttctgttttttggaaatatttctgCAGTCTTAGAGCAAGGCGATGAAAATATTCAACAATATTGTCTCTCTTGGGTGGCTTCATGCCTTTAAAGGCCTTTATGGATGTATAAATCGCTCACTGATTTAACCTTTAAAAGCAACATTGGTTGCCTTCATGATTTATTGATTTGGTCTATTTGTATGTAGTCAATAATACATCATGGTGACTGTATGTGcagatttcattttattattttttttttcagagcttTAAAAAGATCAGTAAAACATAATTATTTGCTGTTACAGTAGTATTCATACTTATATATGTGTGTTATGAGTTTTGTCAggtgcataaatataaaaatgcttGTATTAACAATAGCTGTGTagtttcctcaccatttttctGCTCCTCTGTCAAGTTTTCAACCTGaagggaaacaaaaacaaaaagcaatatGAATGCTACATATCATTGTCTCTGTCACAGTGGTTCACTTATTTTTGCGACTCGAGCTTCAGCCCTCCAGTCTGTGCTACACTCAGTAGCGAATTTGGTCTGCAATGTGACACTGCTTTTGTCACTTACTATTCTTGTTTgttgggggtggggggttgaGGGAACTGGCTGTCCTCTCTCTTCTTCCCCCTGAGCTGTCCAGCTGTTCTTTGTTCTATTGTCAGGCATATGAGCTAATCAAAGCAGCCTCTTTGTGATCTGTCTCGGCTAAACACGCCtatatttttcagttaaatGCCTGTATTTATACTGTCAATTAtgattttttcaaattatttttagagagaaatgaatTGCAGTGATTTACAGATGCAGGACACCTGACAGAagcagcattttcatttttgatacCTTATTAATTTAGTTAACTGTTTCAGTGTATATTCTTAATGCTGTTTCAAAGATGTCTTCACACTAATGAAATAGAACTGTACGgcagaaataattaaaaatgtcttggtattgtattgttttaaaaagcagtttcatttcttttattctaaaAGTGGTAGAAACATTCTATAAAACACTCCATGAATATATTTTGAAATTCTGGAAGCCCAAAATACCTCATAAAATACCAAGGACATGACCTCTGTGTCCTCAGTGGTAGTAATGACCCTGGCAGCAAGcaaaaatttaaatcattttctgttttagaaGTTGATTAAGTTGCTGTTAAAATTGTATATTTCAATACAATCTGGATCTGCTATATACAATCATTATAATAAGTACTacaaaatatactgtatttacatcATCTAAGTCCAAAGGTTAATAacatcaaaatgtgacaaactcTATTTTGCAATCTATATCTCTGGTTTTAGTTTGTCATACATGAAATGATTGCTGTCTTGGCCAGTGCAACAAAATAAGAGAAATTCCTGATTTCGTAGTCGAAAGCAATACAGCAAAAACTATGATTTTAAAAGATCACCAAGCTGATTTTGGCATTAAAAGAGCAGAGTTCCTGTTAACAGCTGTCACACTGACCTCTAATTGTTATCACATACTGTACTTCTGCATGAAACAGATTACCtttgttctgtgattttctaataattacatgttttggaAGGACATGCCTCAAAGTGAAATTTCATAAGATAGAAGAACAAAACAGCATATCATACTTGGCCTTATCAGTACTCACCGCTGCTTTATATACGTCATCCATGGCTGCTGCTCTTTTCCTGCCTCTGACACACCACTGCACTCAAATACAAGACTGCCTCCGTCTTTATTGTTGGAAGAGTGTGGCACTGTAAAACTTCCTGACCCATCCCACAAAATCCAAGGCTAATAGAGGGAGGAGTGACCGAAAGAGAGAGCGATTAAGAGAGACATCTATAAATAGGAAACAATAGAGGAACACTGACAGCAGCACCTGGGCAGAGATGCTCTCTCTGGACTTATAAACTGACTCTGTATTCTTAGATTTGACTTCATAGTGATTGTAATGCCACCCcagttgtaatttttatttctttttatttggtttttcaTTCTTGTTCTCATCTCTATCTCTATTGCCTGACAAAACCCTTTCAAATAGCATTTACCAATTTGGTCAAAATTAGACCAGAATGTTATTTGATGACACTGTTTCATCTCAAAGAGCAGCACAGTATTGCAGTGGCTAACATTGTCACCTC
The nucleotide sequence above comes from Amphiprion ocellaris isolate individual 3 ecotype Okinawa chromosome 8, ASM2253959v1, whole genome shotgun sequence. Encoded proteins:
- the tnnc1b gene encoding troponin C type 1b (slow), whose translation is MDDVYKAAVENLTEEQKNEFKAAFDIFIQDAEDGCISTKELGKVMRMLGQNPTPEELQEMIDEVDEDGSGTVDFDEFLVMMVRCMKEESKGKSEEELAELFRMFDKNGDGYIDLEELKSMLESTGEAITEDDIEELMKDGDKNNDGKIDYDEFLEFMKGVE